One genomic window of Camelina sativa cultivar DH55 chromosome 5, Cs, whole genome shotgun sequence includes the following:
- the LOC104788438 gene encoding E3 ubiquitin-protein ligase RHA1B-like, which produces MGFPVGYTEVFLPKLFVQTLSILGFIRTVVFSIFRFLGLSDFLEMDQTWPDYTSYPTRIPETRSSPFSALLIREILPVIKFQEIKNSGEESPENCAVCLYEFEGEQEIRWLRNCRHVFHRSCLDRWMDHDQKTCPLCRTPFVPDEMQEEFNQRLWAASGVHSDLCPVTELL; this is translated from the coding sequence ATGGGCTTTCCCGTAGGTTACACAGAAGTTTTCTTACCGAAGCTATTCGTACAAACGCTTTCGATTCTAGGTTTCATAAGAACCGTCGTCTTCTCTATCTTCCGTTTCTTGGGTCTCTCAGATTTTCTCGAGATGGACCAAACCTGGCCCGACTACACATCTTACCCGACCCGAATACCCGAAACCCGTTCGTCACCTTTCTCCGCGCTCCTAATCAGAGAGATCTTACCGGTTATAAAATTCCAAGAGATAAAAAACTCCGGCGAAGAATCACCGGAAAACTGCGCCGTGTGTTTGTACGAGTTCGAAGGAGAGCAAGAGATCAGGTGGCTGAGAAACTGCAGACATGTATTTCACCGGAGCTGTCTTGACCGTTGGATGGATCATGATCAGAAGACGTGTCCGCTTTGTAGGACACCGTTTGTTCCAGATGAGATGCAAGAAGAGTTCAACCAACGGCTTTGGGCTGCTTCTGGTGTTCACAGTGACTTGTGTCCCGTCACCGAATTGTTATAG
- the LOC104788439 gene encoding photosystem I chlorophyll a/b-binding protein 2, chloroplastic has protein sequence MASLCASSAIAAISSPSFLGGKKLRLKKKLTVPAVSKPDASVRAVAADPERPIWFPGSTPPEWLDGSLPGDFGFDPLGLSSDPDSLKWNVQAELVHCRWAMLGAAGIFIPEFLTKIGILNTPSWYTAGEQEYFTDKTTLFVVELILIGWAEGRRWADIIKPGSVNTDPVFPNNKLTGTDVGYPGGLWFDPLGWGSGSPAKLKELRTKEIKNGRLAMLAVMGAWFQHIYTGTGPIDNLFAHLADPGHATIFAAFTPK, from the exons ATGGCATCTCTTTGTGCTTCTTCTGCCATCGCCGCCATTTCTTCTCCAAG TTTCTTGGGTGGGAAGAAACTGAGGCTTAAGAAGAAGTTGACAGTTCCAGCTGTGTCCAAGCCTGATGCGTCGGTCCGCGCTGTCGCAGCAGATCCAGAGAGACCGATCTGGTTCCCCGGAAGCACTCCTCCAGAGTGGCTTGACGGTAGCCTCCCCGGTGACTTCGGATTTGATCCTCTTGGTCTTT CATCGGACCCGGACAGTCTAAAGTGGAACGTACAAGCAGAGCTAGTCCACTGCCGATGGGCTATGCTAGGAGCCGCCGGGATATTCATCCCTGAGTTTCTAACAAAGATCGGAATCCTCAACACTCCTTCGTGGTACACGGCGGGAGAGCAAGAGTACTTCACGGACAAAACCACACTCTTCGTCGTTGAGCTAATCTTGATCGGATGGGCTGAAGGACGTAGATGGGCAGATATCATCAAGCCCGGTAGCGTCAACACTGACCCAGTATTCCCAAACAACAAACTGACCGGAACAGACGTTGGCTACCCGGGTGGGTTATGGTTCGACCCGTTGGGTTGGGGATCAGGTAGCCCGGCTAAACTCAAGGAGTTGAGGACCAAGGAGATCAAGAACGGAAGGTTGGCTATGTTGGCAGTGATGGGTGCTTGGTTCCAACACATCTACACTGGCACCGGTCCTATTGATAACCTTTTTGCACATCTTGCTGATCCTGGTCACGCCACAATCTTCGCT GCTTTCACACCCAAGTGA
- the LOC104789823 gene encoding RAB6A-GEF complex partner protein 1-like translates to MYMAYGWPQVIPLLAGSCPSSQRVVYLKLAGRLLLVVSPSHLELWGSSQQRVRLGKYMRDEKSVREEGENLHAVWSPDSKLIAVLTSSFFLHIYKIKFTDKRVKPGERQPSELCFATISLLLSEQVPFAGKDLSVSNFVRDSKTMLLGLSDGCLYSISWKGEFGGAFSIGFHSSDSNNDRLLSYTFGNGLVSGVASETLASVDDFSTKSAIVQLELCTRSKLLFVLNSDGQLVVCSVNKKGLKYTESIKAEKKLGGDVVCASVASEQQILAVGTRKGLVELYDLSQSISLLRTVSLHDWGYSADYTGPVSNIAWTPDNSAFAVGWKLRGLAVWSVSGCRLMSTVRQIGLSSTSSPKINPKQDSKYEPLMNGTSAIQWDEYGYRLFATEEASCDRILAFSFGKCCLNRGVSGKTYVRQVMYGDDRLLMVQAEDTDELKLLHLKLPVSYITQNWPVQHVAASEDGKYLAVAGLHGLILYDVRFKKWRVFGDVSQEQQIHCKGLLWLGKIVVICNYIEASDTYELLFYPRYHLDQSSLLCRKVLLGKPMVMDVYQDYILVSYLPFIIHVYHVKIYGELTPSSKADLQLSTVRELSIMTAKSHPAAIRFVPDQHPRELIK, encoded by the exons ATGTATATGGCTTACGGATGGCCGCAGGTGATCCCGCTTTTAGCGGGATCATGTCCGTCTTCGCAGCGAGTCGTGTACCTTAAGCTCGCAGGTCGGCTATTGCTTGTTGTTTCTCCGTCTCATTTAGAGCTTTGGGGATCTTCTCAG CAACGAGTGAGGTTGGGAAAGTATATGAGAGATGAGAAGTCGGTgcgagaagaaggagagaatttGCATGCTGTGTGGAGTCCTGACTCTAAATTGATTGCTGTTCTT ACATCATCATTCttcctacatatatataaaataaaatttacggATAAACGAGTAAAACCAGGAGAGAGACAACCGTCGGAGTTGTGTTTTGCAACCATATCTCTTTTGCTAAGTGAGCAGGTCCCATTTGCTGGGAAGGACTTGTCTGT GAGCAATTTTGTGAGGGACAGCAAAACTATGCTTTTGGGACTCTCTGATGGATGTTTATATAGTATTTCCTGGAAAGGAGAG TTTGGTGGAGCTTTCAGTATTGGGTTCCATTCTTCTGATAGCAACAATGATAGACTCTTGTCCTACACTTTTGGTAATGGGCTAGTTTCTGGAGTAGCTTCGGAAACACTTGCATCTGTTGATGATTTCTCTACAAAATCGGCTATTGTTCAGCTGGAACTCTGCACTCGTTCGAAATTATTGTTTGTGTTGAATTCTGATGGGCAGCTAGTAGTATGCTCTGTGAATAAGAAAGGTTTAAAGTACACTGAGAGCATTAAAGCTGAGAAGAAGTTGGGTGGTGATGTTGTTTGTGCATCAGTGGCTTCAGAGCAACAAATTCTTGCTGTAGGTACAAGAAAAGGGTTGGTGGAATTATATGATCTGTCACAATCGATCTCTCTCTTACGAACAGTTTCTTTGCATGACTGGGG TTATTCAGCGGATTACACTGGGCCTGTCAGTAACATTGCATGGACGCCTGATAATTCTGCTTTTGCAGTTGGGTGGAAGTTGAGAGGACTTGCAGTTTGGTCTGTTTCTGGATGTAGATTGATGTCAACTGTCCGCCAAATTGGACTGAGTTCTACATCTTCCCCTAAAATTAACCCAAAACAAGACAGTAAATACGAACCACTGATGAATGGTACTTCAGCCATCCAGTGGGATGAATATGGATATAGACTATTTGCTACAGAGGAGGCATCATGTGATAGAATTCTTGCATTTTCCTTTGGAAAGTGTTGCTTAAATAGAGGAGTTTCAGGAAAAACTTATGTTCGTCAGGTAATGTATGGTGATGATAGACTACTCATGGTTCAGGCGGAGGACACTGACGAACTTAAGCTTTTACATCTAAAACTTCCA GTTTCTTATATTACCCAAAATTGGCCTGTTCAACACGTGGCAGCTAGCGAGGATGGGAAATACTTGGCGGTTGCTGGTTTACATGGCCTGATTTTGTATGACGTTAGGTTTAAGAAGTGGAGGGTATTTGGAGATGTCAGTCAAGAGCAACAGATTCATTGCAAGGGTTTGTTATGGCTGGGGAAGATTGTCGTAATCTGTAACTACATCGAAGCTTCTGATAC ATATGAACTGCTTTTCTATCCAAGATATCACCTTGATCAGAGCTCTTTACTTTGTCGAAAAGTGCTGCTTGGCAAACCAATGGTGATGGATGTTTACCAGGATTATATACTCGTATCTTATCTTCCGTTTATCATCCACGTCTACCATGTGAAGATATATGGTGAATTGACACCTTCAAGCAAAGCAGATCTACAG CTTTCCACAGTAAGAGAGTTGTCCATCATGACTGCAAAGAGCCATCCAGCAGCAATACGATTTGTTCCTGACCAGCATCCGAGAGAAT TGATTAAATGA